The Stenotrophomonas sp. ASS1 genome segment TGCTCAGCCACGTGTGGAACCGCATCTATGCGGGCGTGCTGGTGCACCACCTGGACAAGTTCAAGGCCGCCGCGCCGGGCCATGAAGTGGTCTACGTGCCCAGCCACCGCAGCCACATGGACTACCTGCTGCTGTCGTACCTGCTGTACGACCGTGGCATCGTGCCGCCGCACATCTTCGCGGGTATCAATCTGAACCTGCCGGTGGTCGGTACCCTGCTGCGCAAGGGCGGTGCGTTCTTCGCGCGCCGTAGTTTCCGTGGCAATCCGCTGTATTCGGCAGTGTTCTCCGAATACATGGCGCAGCTGGTGTCAGGCGGATATTCCATCGAGTACTTCGTCGAAGGTGGCCGCTCGCGTACCGGCCGACTGCTGCAGCCCAAGGGAGGTGTCATCTCGATGACCCTGCGGGCCTATCTGCGCCAGCCGCGCAAGCCGGTGCTGTTCCAGCCCATCTACATCGGCTACGAGAAGCTGATGGAAGGCAACAGCTATCTGGACGAGCTGTCCGGCCGGCCGAAAGAAAAGGAATCGATCTGGTCGCTGCTGTGGGGCATCCCCAAGGTGCTCAAGCAGAACTACGGCCAGGTGGTGGTGAACTTCGGCGAGCCGATCGAGCTGACAAGTGTTCTTGCAGCCAATGCTCCCGAATGGGATGGCCGGGCTGTGCCGGAGGATGAGAAGCCGGCTTGGCTGATGAAGACCGTCGATACTCTCGCGCAGAGCATCAACGTGCGCGTCAATGCCGCCGCCGACGTCAACCCGATCAACCTGCTGGCGCTGGCCCTGCTGTCCACGCCGAAGCATGCGATGGGCGAGGCCGACCTGATCGCGCAGATCGAGCTGTGCAAGACCCTGCTGGTCGAGATGCCGTACTCGGACCGGGTGACGGTGACCCCGCACTCGCCGGAGCGGATCATCGCCCACGCTGAGGAAATCAACGTCCTCACCCGCATCAAGCACCCGCTGGGCGATGTGCTCAGCGTCAGCGGCGATACCGCAGTGCTGCTGAGCTACTTCCGCAACAACGTAGTGCACCTGTTCACCGCCTCGTCGTGGGTGGCCTGCTGCTTCCAGAACAACCGCCGCATGAGCCGCACCGGCCTGGTCCAGCTGGGCCGTACGGTATACCCGTTCCTGCAGGCCGAGCTGTTCCTGCCGTGGAGCGAGGACGAGTTCGCCCAGCGCATCGACCGGACCATCGACGTGTTCGTGCGCGAAGGCCTGCTGCAGAACGTCAACGATGACGACGGCGGCATCCTCGCGCGCAACACCGGGCAGACCGACGAGGTGTTCCGCCTGCGTGCGATCGGCCATTCGCTGCAGCAGGCGTTCGAGCGCTATTACATCGCCATCTCGGTACTGGTGAAGAACGGCCCCGGCGTGCTCGGCGCTGCCGAGCTGGAAAGCCTGTGCCAGCAGGCGGCGCAGCGGCTGAGCCTGCTGTATGCACCGGCGGCACCGGAGTTCTTCGACAAGTCCCTGTTCCGCGGCTTCATCCAGAAGCTGCGTGAGCTGCGCCTGGTGTGGCCGGACGAGAACAGCAAGCTGCTGTTCGACGAACGCCTCGATGCCTGGGCCAAGGACGCCAAGTTCATCCTCGGCCGCGAGCTGCGCCACACCATCGAACGGGTCAGCCCGGAAGCGGCACGCCCGGACGAGCCTGCGCCGCAGGATTGAAGGCAGCGCCGGGCGATGCCCGGCGAACGGCATGCCAACCAAGGTTGGCATCTACCGGGGCGAAGCAGTAGATCCACGCCATGCGTGGATGGGCCACCACTCAGGCCGGTTCGTCGGGAATCTGCAGGCTTTCCAGCCTGGCGATGCAGTCCTTCAGCTGCAGCTTGCGCCGCTTCAGGCGCTTGGCTTCCAGCTCGTCCTCGCCATTGGCGGCCATGCGGGTGATCTGTTCATCCAGCAGGCGGTGCTCGGCGCGCAGGGCGGCGAGGTGCTCGACGATCTCGGCGGGGCTGTAGGTGTCCACAGCCTCCGAGCATACACAGCGTTGATGACTGCCGGGAGAGGGGAATCCCGACCCCCAGCCGGGGCGGCTCCGAGCCGTTAGAATGGAACCCATGAGTGCCGTGATTTCCCTTCCCGATCCCCAGCCGCGTGCCGTCCGCGATCCGCGCGTGGCCGAGCGTGAGCAGCACAAGCTGGCCAAGCGCCTGCGCCGCCAGGTCGGCGAGGCGATTGCCGACTTCGGCATGATCGAGGCCGGCGACAAGGTCATGGTCTGCCTGTCCGGCGGCAAGGACAGCTACACCCTGCTGGACGTGCTGCTGCAGCTGCAGAAGAAGGCGCCGGTGCCGTTCGAGCTGGTGGCGGTGAACCTGGACCAGAAGCAACCGGACTTCCCCGAGCACGTATTGCCGGAATACCTCGCAGGCCTGGGCGTGCCGTACCACATCATCGAGCAGGACACCTATTCGGTGGTCAGCCGGGTCATTCCGGAAGGCAAGACCATGTGTTCGCTGTGCTCGCGGTTGCGTCGTGGCGCGCTGTACAACTACGCCGAGACCCACGGTTTCACCAAGATCGCGCTGGGCCATCACCGTGACGACATGGTGGCCACGTTCTTCATGAACCTGTTCCACCACGCCAAGCTGTCGGGCATGCCGCCGAAGCTGCGCAGCGATGACGGCAAACACGTGGTGATCCGGCCGCTGGCCTATGTGCGCGAAAGCGACATCGTCGAGTACGCACAGGCACGCCAGTTCCCGATCATTCCCTGCAACCTGTGCGGCAGCCAGGAGAACCTGCAGCGCCGCCAGGTCGGCCTGATGCTGAAGCAGTGGGAAAAGGACCACCCGGGCCGCATCGAGCAGATCGCGCGTGCCATGGGCGAAGTCCGGCCCTCGCAGCTGGCCGACACCACCCTGTTCGACTTCATGGCGCTGGGCCGTCGCGACGACGCGCCGCTGCCCGACGCCCATGCCTGGCTGGCCGGCTCCCCGGCCGACGCCGACGCAGATCCCGAGACGCCCACCGTTTAAGGTCGGTCGCCCTTCCTCTTTGCCATCCGGAATTCCATGTTCTTTCGCAACCTGACGTTCTTCCGTTTCCCGACCACCACCGATTTTTCCGAAGTCGACACCCTGCTGCCGCACGCGCTGCTGAAGCCGGTCGGTGCGCTGGAAATGAATTCGCGCGGCTTCATCTCGCCGTTCGGCCGCGAGGAGAAGGAACTGCTCTCCCACCGCATCGCCGAACATCTGTGGCTGACCGTGGGCGGCGAGGACAAGATCCTGCCGGCGGCGGTGGTCAACGACCTGCTCGAGCGCAAGCTGGAGGAGATCGAGGAGAAGGAAGGCCGCCGCCCGGGTGGCCGCGAGCGCAAGCGCATGAAGGACGACCTGCTGCATGAACTGCTGCCGCGCGCCTTCGTGAAGTCCTCGCGCAACGACGCCTTCATCGACCTGCAGCACGGCTACGTGGCGGTGGATACCTCCAGCCGCAAGACCGGCGAGTACTTCATGTCCGACATCCGCGGCCTGCTCGGCAGCTTCCCGGCGATGCCGCTGAATGCCGAAGTCGCACCGCGTTCGATCCTGACCGGCTGGATCGCCGGTGAGCCGCTGCCGACCGGGCTGAGCCTGGGCGAAGAGTGCGAGATGAAGGACCCGGTGGAAGGTGGCGCGGTGGTCAAGTGCCAGCACCAGGAACTGCGCTGCGACGAGATCGACAAGCATCTGGACGCCGGCAAGCAGGTGACCAAGCTGGCGCTGATCTTCGAAGACAACCTGTCCTTCGTGATCGGCGACGACCTGATCGTGCGCAAGCTGAAGTTCCTCGATGGCGCCCTGGACCAGCTGGAGCATGCCGACGAAGACGGCCGCCGCGCCGAGTTCGACGCCCGCTTCGCCCTGCAGAGCGCCGAGATCCGCCGCCTGTTCCTGTTGCTGGAAGAAGCCTTCAAGCTCAGCAAGGCTGACTGAACAGGCAGCCCGACGGCCGCCGGTCATCCGGCGGCCCGAAGCGGCGCTATGCTGGGCGCATGAGCCGTCTGCTGCGCCGCCTGATCAGCCCGACCCCGCCCGCCACCGTACAGCGCGACACCGTTCGCCTGCGCCTGGAGGATGCCGAGATCGAGGTGCTGCGCGTGCGCGATCCACGTGCGCGCCGCATCAAGCTGAGCGTGGACGAGCGCGGCGCACGCTTGACCCTGCCGCCGCGCGCAAGCCTGGTGATGGGCGAACGCTTCCTGGAACAGCATCGCGACTGGCTGGCGCTGCAGCTGCGCCAGTACCAAGGCCAGGGCCTGCCGGCACCGCTGCAGCCCGGCGAAGACGGCGTGCTGCCCCTGCGTGGCGAACTGCTGCCGCTGCGCTGGCAGGAAGGCCGCTACGCGCGCCTGGAGATCGACGCGCACGGCGCCTGCGTGCAGTGGCCGACCCGCGGCGGTGATGCCACCCTGCGCCGCCTGCTGCGCGAGTTCTACGAAGCCCAGACCCGCGCCGACGTCGGCCGCTGGCTGCCGAAGTACCTGCCCACCCTGCCGCGCGCACCCAGCCGCCTGCGCCTGAAGGTGATGTCCTCGCAATGGGGATCGCTGGCCCCGGATGGCAGCATGGCACTGGACCTGGCGCTGGTACTGGGCCGGCCTGAGGCGTTCGAGTACGTGCTGGTGCACGAGCTCTGCCACCTGATCCAGCCCAACCACTCGCCCGCGTTCTGGCACGAAGTGGAACAACGCTTCCCCGCCTGGCGCGAACAGCGCGATTACTTCCAGCTCGAAGGGCGCCGACTGAAGGCGATGCTGCGGCAACTGCTATAGCGCGCGGGCGCTATAGCAGTTGCCCGCGCATTCTTCCTCTACCCCCGCCTTCGGCGCGCTCCTTCAACAGAAGGGGCTTCACAATAGACACTGGCCCGCATCCGAGCGTGCGCGGTACCGATGTTCCGGGAGAGGTTATGTGCGAGTTGCTTCAAATCATCAGGATCGCCGGCTTTGCACTGTGCGTGATTGCAGGGTTAACCGCCGTACTTTCTGCAAACGCATACTGCAAAAAGAACGGAATCAACATGAATACCTTCGAGGGCATGTTCGAGATGTACCGGCGGGTTTTCAGATTTGAGAACAAACGCCTCTCGATACTGATGTTGTCTACCACCTATGGCGGGGCCGTGGTGATGGCGGGGGTTATCGCCATTACATTCTGGGGCCAGGCACAAGGGTGTGACTTCCACATCAACAGGCTCGCGCGCTGAACTTGGCGGTGCATCGGCGCTCTCACAGAACGGAGCCTGGATAGAAGCTCCCCCAGCATAGGACGCAAGAGCAGAGCGCATGTTTGGCTGACACGCCCAGCGCGGGGTTCCAGTCATCACGTCGAAGAGCAGCCGAGCATGGCGATGCCGGTCGTCCTGACCGGCACCCTTCGGGCCGTCGCAAGCGACGTTGGCAGCGGCTCCTGCTGCAACCTTCGGCTCTACATAGGAGCGCGCGCAGCGCGCGACCCGCTCCTGCTCTTCTTTTCTTTCTTCCGTGGTGGGCACACCGGAATCTGTCCGTGGCCGGGCGGGGTGGGTTGCGCAGGGGCGTGAGCCGCATGGATGCGGCGACCGAGCTTACAAGGACGTACTTGCAGCGATCCCTGCGCAATCCACCTCGCCAGGCCAAGCACGGCTTTGCCTTCGGATACCACCCACCACGAGGGGCTCAGCCGTTGGCCGAAACCCTCACCCCGCCCGCAGCGCCACCGCCGCCGCCCACCGCGCCGCCACCCGCGGCGCCGTAATGCACACCGCCTGATCGGTCACCGTCGTCACCGCGCGCTCCAGCAGCTGGATATCCGCCTCATGCTGGCGCGCCACATGCGGATCCTCGAAGAAGATCGCGCGCTGGCAACGCCCCTCCAGCACCCGGTCGGCAATCTGCGCATCACCGCCCATCGGGCCGCTCTGGTAGCGCGTCACCCACGGCGTATCACGCGGCCAGCCCCGGCTCCAGGCCAGCTCGTTCAAACGCTGGCCGGTGGTCCCGGTGGCCACCCGCTCACCGAACCGGGCCAGCACATCGAAGTGCTCATCGGCGAAGGCCAGCATCGCCGGCTTCATCGCATCGTGCGCGATCAGCGCCAGCGTCTGGCCTTCGAACGCATGCAGGTCGTCGGCGCCGGCATCGGCTGCCAGCCCGGCGTGGACGCGCTCCACCTCCACCCAGTCGCGTGCGGTGGCCACGGTCGAAATGAACGGCTTGCCGTGGATCACGCACTGCCGCTTGAGCGCGGTTGCTTCCGGAAACACCGAGGATGGATCGACCGGGTCGATCAGGTAGATCGCGCCATCCAGTGTCCGATCCGGACCCATGCCAACGACTTCGGCGACCAGCTTCATCAGGCCACCCTCGCGTCCGTAGGGATAACGGTGCAGGCCCGCGTACCCGGTCAGGAAGCCCTGTCGTTCGATCGCGTCATGGGTGCGGCCGACCGCATGCAGCGACACGCCCAGCTCGCGCAGGCCGGCCTCGCTGCTGCGCAGCCAACGGAACAGCGCAGCGCGCGCGTCGTGGTGATGAAGACGGTTGGCAGCCAGGCCGATGCGCATCGAACGCTCCGCAGGTACGGGTGAAGGCGGCAGTGTATGTCGGCATTCCCCCATCTGGATGCTTTTACAACTTTCTTCATTGCCGTCGGCCCGCGCGTCGATAGCGTGGCAGGCAGCGGTACCGCAGCGCGGCCGTTCCTTCCGCCCGCGAGATGAGGATGCCTACCGTGAATGTCGCCGGCTTCCCGGCAGCCATTGCTGTCATGGCCAGCCTGCTGCTGCCTGCCGCGGCCTCCGCCACGGGCTGCAGCACACCGCTGCGCATCGCCTGGCCGTCCGACCGTGCTCCTTTGTCGTCCAGCGAACAGGGCGAAGCCCGGGGGCTCGGCGCGGCGTACCTGAAGCTGCTGGGCGGGCAACGGCCACTGCAGCTGTTGCCCGTGCCGGCCACCAGCGTGGACCGGGAC includes the following:
- the plsB gene encoding glycerol-3-phosphate 1-O-acyltransferase PlsB — encoded protein: MAPMSKQNPLPFPGEESQSTPADTVPASPSTGTGPNPVPPPAHARPAGRRPLWARLLGRLVEPWLSLKIEPEDPGQYNDGRPVMYVLEDYGLSNALILDKACRQAGLPSPLVPLAGDPTGRKRAYLALSRRSSSNSLIPEQRGAKTHSDSLAKVLQAHRVRDDLDVHLVPVSIFVGRAPDKQSGWFAVLFSENWALVGRFRRLLAVLLNGRSTIVRFAPPISLRSTVDEGLEPERTVRKLQRVLRTHFRRIRESVIGPDLSTRRLLVDQVLAAEPVREAIAAQAKRDNSKPADAWKKAHAYAWEIAADYSSPVVRSASFMLSHVWNRIYAGVLVHHLDKFKAAAPGHEVVYVPSHRSHMDYLLLSYLLYDRGIVPPHIFAGINLNLPVVGTLLRKGGAFFARRSFRGNPLYSAVFSEYMAQLVSGGYSIEYFVEGGRSRTGRLLQPKGGVISMTLRAYLRQPRKPVLFQPIYIGYEKLMEGNSYLDELSGRPKEKESIWSLLWGIPKVLKQNYGQVVVNFGEPIELTSVLAANAPEWDGRAVPEDEKPAWLMKTVDTLAQSINVRVNAAADVNPINLLALALLSTPKHAMGEADLIAQIELCKTLLVEMPYSDRVTVTPHSPERIIAHAEEINVLTRIKHPLGDVLSVSGDTAVLLSYFRNNVVHLFTASSWVACCFQNNRRMSRTGLVQLGRTVYPFLQAELFLPWSEDEFAQRIDRTIDVFVREGLLQNVNDDDGGILARNTGQTDEVFRLRAIGHSLQQAFERYYIAISVLVKNGPGVLGAAELESLCQQAAQRLSLLYAPAAPEFFDKSLFRGFIQKLRELRLVWPDENSKLLFDERLDAWAKDAKFILGRELRHTIERVSPEAARPDEPAPQD
- a CDS encoding YdcH family protein; translation: MDTYSPAEIVEHLAALRAEHRLLDEQITRMAANGEDELEAKRLKRRKLQLKDCIARLESLQIPDEPA
- the ttcA gene encoding tRNA 2-thiocytidine(32) synthetase TtcA, which gives rise to MSAVISLPDPQPRAVRDPRVAEREQHKLAKRLRRQVGEAIADFGMIEAGDKVMVCLSGGKDSYTLLDVLLQLQKKAPVPFELVAVNLDQKQPDFPEHVLPEYLAGLGVPYHIIEQDTYSVVSRVIPEGKTMCSLCSRLRRGALYNYAETHGFTKIALGHHRDDMVATFFMNLFHHAKLSGMPPKLRSDDGKHVVIRPLAYVRESDIVEYAQARQFPIIPCNLCGSQENLQRRQVGLMLKQWEKDHPGRIEQIARAMGEVRPSQLADTTLFDFMALGRRDDAPLPDAHAWLAGSPADADADPETPTV
- a CDS encoding recombination-associated protein RdgC translates to MFFRNLTFFRFPTTTDFSEVDTLLPHALLKPVGALEMNSRGFISPFGREEKELLSHRIAEHLWLTVGGEDKILPAAVVNDLLERKLEEIEEKEGRRPGGRERKRMKDDLLHELLPRAFVKSSRNDAFIDLQHGYVAVDTSSRKTGEYFMSDIRGLLGSFPAMPLNAEVAPRSILTGWIAGEPLPTGLSLGEECEMKDPVEGGAVVKCQHQELRCDEIDKHLDAGKQVTKLALIFEDNLSFVIGDDLIVRKLKFLDGALDQLEHADEDGRRAEFDARFALQSAEIRRLFLLLEEAFKLSKAD
- a CDS encoding SprT family zinc-dependent metalloprotease; protein product: MSRLLRRLISPTPPATVQRDTVRLRLEDAEIEVLRVRDPRARRIKLSVDERGARLTLPPRASLVMGERFLEQHRDWLALQLRQYQGQGLPAPLQPGEDGVLPLRGELLPLRWQEGRYARLEIDAHGACVQWPTRGGDATLRRLLREFYEAQTRADVGRWLPKYLPTLPRAPSRLRLKVMSSQWGSLAPDGSMALDLALVLGRPEAFEYVLVHELCHLIQPNHSPAFWHEVEQRFPAWREQRDYFQLEGRRLKAMLRQLL
- a CDS encoding methylglyoxal synthase, which codes for MRIGLAANRLHHHDARAALFRWLRSSEAGLRELGVSLHAVGRTHDAIERQGFLTGYAGLHRYPYGREGGLMKLVAEVVGMGPDRTLDGAIYLIDPVDPSSVFPEATALKRQCVIHGKPFISTVATARDWVEVERVHAGLAADAGADDLHAFEGQTLALIAHDAMKPAMLAFADEHFDVLARFGERVATGTTGQRLNELAWSRGWPRDTPWVTRYQSGPMGGDAQIADRVLEGRCQRAIFFEDPHVARQHEADIQLLERAVTTVTDQAVCITAPRVAARWAAAVALRAG